The Vidua chalybeata isolate OUT-0048 chromosome 17, bVidCha1 merged haplotype, whole genome shotgun sequence genome has a segment encoding these proteins:
- the BLCAP gene encoding bladder cancer-associated protein, which translates to MYCLQWLLPVLLIPKPLNPALWFSHSMFMGFYLLSFLLERKPCTICALVFLAALFLICYSCWGNCFLYHCTGSQLPESAHDPNIVGT; encoded by the coding sequence ATGTACTGCCTTCAGTGGTTACTACCTGTCCTGCTCATACCCAAGCCCCTCAACCCAGCATTGTGGTTCAGTCACTCAATGTTCATGGGATTCTACCTGCTCAGTTTTCTCCTGGAACGGAAACCTTGCACAATTTGTGCCTTGGTCTTCCTGGCAGCTCTATTCCTCATCTGCTACAGCTGCTGGGGGAACTGCTTCTTGTATCACTGCACAGGATCCCAGTTGCCAGAATCAGCTCATGATCCCAATATAGTGGGCACCTAG